Proteins from a genomic interval of Helicoverpa armigera isolate CAAS_96S chromosome 9, ASM3070526v1, whole genome shotgun sequence:
- the LOC110369997 gene encoding vigilin, translated as MMHQQSMMVGDMIPVHSEIPVHVEEMNNVNYENNASYAYDDLFPALPHSQPPVQRSIQQATNKLRVGSSLHTQVFHVPYEERKLDNANTFGEGESLRTCQSITKDTGAHIEISTSKDGSLTFLITGKHSAVLDARRLILTHFQQQASKQINIPKEHHRWILGKQGQKLKELEKVTATKISVPGIADNSETLTITGTKEGIEKAEHEIRVCSEEQSRKALERIKIPKIYHPFIQGPYGERSAALTAETGARIHIPPASTQSDEIVIAGEKTGVLAAKAQIEQIYEEMVKKCSTVRVEVPKSQHKYVIGARGTTIQEILKETEVSVEMPPPDSPTGTITLHGPHNKIGLALSKVCEKANSVKTATVDAPTWIHKYIIGKDGINIKKITQDFSKVHVDITHSEDKVKIDGPPEEVERAQVELDDFVKNLLATLTYVELSVDPKFFKHIIGKNGTNINRLKGETGVVINIIESEGNNIIRIEGSHQGVADAERELREMVMKLENERTKEVYVDHRYIKSLIGVRGEKIKELREKFERVLISLPDQGQKRSPIKLRGPQEDIEKCEKYLHKIIKEIAESSYVQEVPIFKQFHKFIIGKGGANLRKIRDETQTVIDLPAEGDESDVITVRGKRENVEEAVKRIQQIHNEKANVVTEEVTIAPKYYNSLIGAGGKLIHSIMEECGGVLIKFPPAESDSDKVVIKGPIEDVEKAKQQLLAHASERELTSHTAHVRAKPEHHKFLIGKSGANIKKIREQTGARIIFPTEKDEDKEAIFIIGREEQVEAARKQLEAAVAEISNVSEGEMAVAPRHHRHFVARRGEVLRRIADDCGGVLISFPRQGVNSDRVVLKGPKDCIEAAKIRINEIIEDLEAKVTIECVIPQRHHRTVMGARGTKVKDITAEFDVQIKFPDRDTTEGADVPVKENNENAEPGPNDIIRITGRPENCEAAKKALLEQVPITIDVEVRNELHKLLSGQKRRELMQKYDVHILLPLNDDPSDIVKVTGTPTNVEKAKLALADKIVDMEKENEDRILRSFALKFKVDPEYHPLVIGKGGSVITKIRTDYGVQINLPKRGEPDDDIITIQGYEDKALQAKEAIMAIVHQLDNQCREEVEIDPRVHRRLIGLRGKNIRRIMDEYKVDIRFPKQGDDSIVVITGDEDNVLDAKDHLLNLAEEYMQDVVDRYTRPAAPSLGDFGDVLGTDREPTNNAASAAAVASAAPGATGFVVKGGPWEQRAPDTASTQEFPTMPGGPRVPAPAAPVPTAAWGPRR; from the exons ATGATGCATCAGCAATCCATGATGGTTGGAGATATGATACCGGTTCATTCTGAGATACCCGTGCATGTTGAGGAGATGAATAACGTGAACTACGAGAATAACGCTTCCTATGCATACGACGATCTTTTCCCGGCTCTGCCACACTCGCAGCCGCCCGTCCAACGCAGCATACAACAAGCTACTAACAAACTTCGCGTTGGATCGTCGCTGCACACCCAG GTGTTTCATGTGCCATATGAAGAGAGGAAATTAGATAACGCCAACACGTTCGGCGAGGGTGAATCTCTAAGAACCTGCCAATCCATTACTAAGGATACCGGAGCGCACATTGAAATATCTACCAGCAAAGATGGCAGCTTGACTTTCTTGATTACTGGAAAACATAGCGCAGTGCTTGACGCGAGGCGTCTTATCCTGACTCATTTCCAGCAacag gcTAGCAAGCAAATCAACATCCCGAAAGAACACCACCGTTGGATATTGGGCAAACAAGGGCAGAAATTGAAGGAGTTGGAAAAAGTGACAGCTACGAAGATCAGTGTACCTGGCATTGCTGATAATAGTGAGACTCTCACCATTACTGGCACTAAGGAAGGCATAGAAAAGGCAGAACATGAGATCCGAGTGTGCTCTGAGGAAcag tcACGTAAAGCTTTGGAGCGTATCAAGATCCCGAAGATCTACCACCCGTTCATTCAGGGCCCGTACGGAGAACGCTCGGCGGCACTTACCGCCGAGACCGGAGCGCGCATCCATATCCCGCCTGCGTCGACCCAGAGCGATGAAATCGTCATTGCTGGCGAGAAAACTGGTGTTCTTGCTGCCAAAGCACAAATTGAGCAAATCTATGAGGAAATG GTAAAAAAATGTTCAACTGTTCGTGTCGAGGTTCCTAAATCTCAGCACAAGTACGTTATTGGAGCTCGTGGAACAACTATTCAGGAGATTCTGAAAGAGACTGAAGTCTCAGTCGAAATGCCTCCTCCCGACTCGCCCACCGGAACCATTACCCTTCATGGACCACACAATAAAATTGGCTTGG CTCTCTCCAAAGTATGCGAAAAAGCAAACTCTGTGAAAACTGCAACTGTGGATGCGCCAACATGGATACACAAATACATCATCGGAAAGGACGGcattaatataaagaaaataactcAGGACTTCTCTAAG GTTCACGTTGATATAACTCACTCTGAAGACAAGGTGAAGATTGATGGCCCCCCTGAGGAAGTGGAGCGCGCTCAAGTGGAACTCGATGACTTTGTGAAGAACTTGCTTGCTACTCTTACTTATGTTGAGCTGTCCGTTGATCCCAAATTCTTCAAGCACATTATTGGAAAGAACGGAACTAACA tTAATAGACTGAAGGGTGAGACTGGGGTAGttataaacattattgaaaGTGAAGGTAATAATATTATCCGCATTGAAGGCAGCCATCAAGGTGTGGCTGATGCTGAAAGAGAATTAAGAGAAATGGTTATGAAACTAGAAAACGAACGGACAAAGGAAGTATATGTTGACCACAgatatattaaatctttaattgGAGTGAGAGGAGAAAAAATAAAGGAACTTCGAGAGAAATTTGAACGTGTGTTAATTTCTCTTCCTGATCAAGGACAAAAGAGGAGCCCTATTAAGCTAAGAGGTCCCCAAGAAGATATTGAAAAATGTGAAAAGTACCTACACAAGATTATAAAAGAAATAGCCGAGTCGTCCTACGTCCAGGAAGTGCCCATTTTCAAACAATTCCACAAATTCATTATTGGTAAAGGTGGTGCCAATTTAAGAAAAATTCGAGATGAAACTCAAACTGTGATCGATCTTCCAGCAGAAGGTGATGAAAGCGATGTTATTACTGTGAGAGGCAAGCGCGAAAATGTCGAGGAAGCTGTTAAAAGGATTCAGCAAATCCACAACGAAAAAGCGAATGTAGTAACTGAGGAGGTCACTATTGCTCCTAAATACTACAACTCGTTAATTGGCGCTGGTGGTAAACTTATTCATTCCATTATGGAAGAGTGCGGTGGAGTACTGATTAAATTCCCACCTGCGGAAAGTGACAGCGATAAGGTTGTTATTAAAGGGCCCATCGAAGATGTCGAAAAGGCCAAGCAACAACTGCTAGCGCATGCTTCGGAACGCGAACTGACCTCCCATACTGCTCACGTTCGTGCCAAACCCGAGCACCACAAATTCCTGATAGGTAAAAGTGGGgctaacattaaaaaaatccgtGAACAGACTGGCGCTCGCATCATCTTCCCGACTGAGAAAGACGAAGATAAGGAAGCCATATTTATCATTG GTCGCGAGGAGCAAGTGGAGGCTGCCCGCAAGCAGCTGGAGGCGGCGGTGGCCGAGATCAGCAACGTGTCGGAGGGAGAGATGGCCGTGGCGCCGCGACACCACCGACACTTCGTGGCGCGGCGCGGCGAGGTGCTGCGCCGCATCGCCGACGACTGCGGCGGCGTGCTCATCTCCTTCCCGCGCCAGGGAGTCAACAGCGACCGCGTCGTACTCAAGGGACCCAAGGATTGCATTGAAGCCGCTAAAATTCGCATCAACGAAATCATCGAGGATCTGGAAGCGaag GTGACGATAGAATGCGTGATACCTCAAAGGCACCATCGCACGGTAATGGGTGCTCGTGGTACTAAGGTAAAAGATATCACAGCTGAATTCGACGTCCAAATTAAGTTCCCCGACCGTGACACGACCGAAGGCGCCGATGTTCCAGTGAAAGAAAACAACGAGAACGCTGAACCGGGACCCAACGACATTATTAGAATCACTGGTCGCCCAGAAAATTGCGAAGCAGCTAAAAAAGCTTTACTTGAACAG gtgcCAATAACAATTGATGTCGAAGTTCGGAATGAATTGCACAAACTGCTCTCTGGTCAGAAGAGGAGGGAGTTGATGCAGAAATATGATGTGCATATTCTACTTCCGCTCAATGATGACCCCAGTGACATAGTGAAG gtgACAGGCACCCCTACAAATGTTGAAAAAGCCAAACTTGCTCTTGCAGACAAAATTGTTGATATGGAAAAAGAGAATGAAGACAGAATTCTCAG gtCATTTGCACTGAAATTCAAAGTGGATCCTGAATATCATCCTCTAGTTATTGGTAAGGGTGGTTCTGTTATCACAAAGATCCGCACAGACTATGGGGTACAAATAAACTTGCCAAAACGTGGTGAGCCTGATGACGACATCATCACAATTCAGGGTTACGAAGACAAAGCTTTACAAGCCAAGGAAGCTATTATGGCTATTGTGCATCAGCTG GACAACCAATGTCGAGAGGAGGTCGAAATTGATCCGCGAGTTCATAGGAGGCTAATTGGTCTCAGAGGTAAAAACATTAGACGCATTATGGATGAATACAAGGTCGACATACGATTCCCGAAACAAGGCGATGACAGCATCGTCGTTATTACCGGTGACGAAGATAACGTGCTCGATGCGAAAGACCATCTCCTAAACTTGGCCGAAGAATAC ATGCAGGACGTCGTCGACCGCTACACACGACCTGCTGCGCCTTCACTGGGTGACTTCGGCGACGTGCTGGGCACGGACCGAGAGCCCACAAACAACGCGGCCTCCGCCGCCGCAGTGGCTTCCGCTGCTCCCGGCGCTACGGGCTTCGTGGTGAAGGGCGGCCCGTGGGAGCAGCGCGCGCCGGACACGGCGTCCACGCAGGAGTTCCCCACCATGCCGGGCGGCCCGCGCgtgcccgcgcccgccgcgcccgtgCCCACGGCGGCCTGGGGCCCGCGCCGCTAG